The Dyadobacter sp. 676 DNA window GCACAACCGGTCGGGTGTTTCGGAAAAGACCAAAAAGAAGATCAACGATATCATCAAGGAGCTCGACTACCAGCCGAATATCCTTGCCAGCCGTCTCGCTTCGAAGAAAATCATTTCATTGGCCGTCCTCATTCCACGCGTTTCGGAGGAAACAGATTTTTGGGAAGCTCCCATGAAAGGCATTACGCGCGCGGATGCGGAGATCAGAAAATATGGCGTACAGGTCACGACCTTCTACTTCGATCTCAACGATCCCGCTACATTCAACGAGCAGGCTGCGGCCATTCTCGACGGCCATTTCAAAGGCGTATTGCTCGCCCCTTCGTTTATCGAAGAGTCCCGGAAATTCGTCCGCGCCTGCCGGGAAAAAAAATACCCTTCGTCTTCATCGATTCCGACCTGCCCGACGAGGATAACCTCTGCTACATTGGGCCGCATTTATTCCAGAGTGGTTACGTGGGCGCCAAACTTTCGACTTACCGTTTGAAAGAAAAGCATAAAGTGGCCGTCGTAAATATCTCGAAGGAAACCGACAGCTACAACTACCTCCAAATCGAAGAAGGTTTTCGCAGTTATTTTAAAGACCGTAACCTGCCGATCGAGATCGTCCGGATCGATATCAAGGATACCGACAGCCTGTCCGTCGCCCGCGACCTTACGCGCGCATTGCATGAGCATGCCGACATCGAAGCAATTTTCGTCACCAACTCCCGCGTTTTCTCCGTCGCCGCTTTCCTCGAAAAGAACAAGCGTTCCGACATTTCGCTCATCGGTTATGACTATTTGAAAGAAAATATCGCCTACCTGAACAAGGAGCTGATCGACTTCCTGATTTGCCACAAACCCGAAGAGCAGGGCTACCGCGGATTAATGGCCCTTTACCAGACGCTCGTC harbors:
- a CDS encoding LacI family DNA-binding transcriptional regulator, with translation MEKENTYYGVKEIARRANVSIATVDRVLHNRSGVSEKTKKKINDIIKELDYQPNILASRLASKKIISLAVLIPRVSEETDFWEAPMKGITRADAEIRKYGVQVTTFYFDLNDPATFNEQAAAILDGHFKGVLLAPSFIEESRKFVRACREKKYPSSSSIPTCPTRITSATLGRIYSRVVTWAPNFRLTV
- a CDS encoding substrate-binding domain-containing protein encodes the protein MGPHLFQSGYVGAKLSTYRLKEKHKVAVVNISKETDSYNYLQIEEGFRSYFKDRNLPIEIVRIDIKDTDSLSVARDLTRALHEHADIEAIFVTNSRVFSVAAFLEKNKRSDISLIGYDYLKENIAYLNKELIDFLICHKPEEQGYRGLMALYQTLVLGAPVEKTHFMPIDIVTKENQAFYQN